The segment CATTTCTGTAATGTTAACAGAAGCAATTGATTTCTTAAATATTAAACCTGATGGTATTTATGTCGATTGTACATTAGGACGAGCAGGTCATAGTAAAGTTATACTATCAAAACTTACCTCTGGCAAACTATATGCTTTTGATCAAGATCAAATGGCCATTGATAATAGTAAAATTATTTTAAAAGATTTTAAAGATAAATATGAAATAATTAAAAGTAATTTTGCTAATATTCAATCTGAGCTTTTAAAAAGAAATATTACTAAAGTTGATGGTATATTATATGATTTAGGTATATCATCACCACAAGTTGATGAAGATATTAGAGGATTTAGTTATATGAAAGATGCTAAGTTAGATATGCGTATGGATCAAAGTCAAAAATTAAATGCGTGAGATATTGTTAATAATTATAATTATGAGCAATTAAAAACAATCATTAAAAATTATGGTGAAGAAGTATTTGCTAGTAGTATTGCTAAAAATATTATTAAAACAAGAACTTTTCAACCAATTGATACCACTTTACAATTGGTTACGATTATTAAAAAATCATTACCAGTAAGAGTATTAAATAAGCATCATCATCCTGCCAAAAAGACTTTTCAAGCATTAAGAATTGCTGTTAATAACGAGTTAGAAACATTAAAATCTTCTTTAAAACAATCTTTGAAATTATTAAATTCTAATGGTAGAATTGTTGTTATTAGTTTTCATTCTTTAGAAGATCGTATTGTTAAACAAACTTTTAATGAAGTTTTAATTGATCCACAAGCGCAATTATATGCTAAATTACCAGTTCATAATAATTGAAAAACAAAATATCAATTAATAATTAAAAAACCAATTACACCAAAGCCTGATGAAATAAATAAAAATCCAAGAGCACGAAGTGCAAAGTTAAGAGTTATTACTTATATTGATTCATAAAAATGTTTGGAGGTGAACAATATGAATTTTCAAGAATTATATGTTGTATGTCAAATTGAAGACTTTAGTTTAAAAGTTATGGTTAATAATTATGTTAATAATCAAATTCAGGTTTTATATAAAGAAACTGTTGATACTGAACAGTTTTCTGAAAATGGTGTAATTATTAATTCAATTGCTACAGGTAAGTTATTAAGGCAAATTATTAATAAAATTAATAATACTTTAAATATAAAAGTACAACGTATTGCCTTAACTTTACCTTCAAATAATTTAAAAATTTATCAATCACAAGCATCACTTGATTTTAAAGATGCTAACCACATTATTACTGATGAAGATTGTAGTAAAGTGATTGAAATGGCTAAAAACATTACTATTGATAATAGTGAAATTATTTGTTTAACTAAACCATACAATTTTAAAGTTGATCATGCAATTGGTAATGAACAATTACCAATTGCTAAAAAAGGACAAGTTATGCATGTTGATGCTTTAGTTTATTCATTACCTAAAAGTTTATATAATTCTCACCTCGAAGTATTAACTAATGCCGAAACAGAATTGTTAACGGTTACTTTAGATCAATTTGCATTAGTATGTAATATTAAAAATACTGATTTTAATCGTAATACAGTTTTAGTTGATTGAAATATTAATAGTACTAAGATTAGTGTTTTTAGTAATTCAGTATTATTTGCAACAACAAATATTAAAATTGGTTGAAATCAAATAATTCAATCATTAATGAAGCAAATGCATTGTGGTTATGATAAAACTGAAAGATATTTACAAAAAATTATTAATATAAGTAGTAATTATTTATGCGATGTTGTTGTTGATAAGTATGTTGATGAGCAGACAAAATCTATTGTTCGTTTAACAAAAACTGATTTACAAGCAACAGTTAAAAAACAAATTAATGAAATTATTGCTTGTATTGAATATTTTCTTGATGAAGTTAGTGATAATAATAGTTCAGATATGGAAATTATTTTTACGGGAATTACTATTGGTTTATGTGGTTTTGCCAACTATTTTAAAAATAATAGCAAACTAAAAGAAGTAAAATATATGCTTAGCCAAACTCCTGGTGCATATAGTTATCAGTGAACTACTTTAATCGGTAATACTCACTACCAACATTTAGTAAATGTTTTTAGTAATAATTATATTTCATCAATACATAAACCAGAAATTGTATCAAAATTAAATCATTATACGCATTCTAATAATCATGATAATAAGCATTATAATTCCCCCTTTCAACCAAATTATCAGTATAATGATGGTAGTAAATAGAAGAAGACAATTTGATTAATCAGGAGGAAAATAAAATGGAACATAATAATTCACAATTTAAACCAATAGCATCAATTCGGGTAATTGGTATTGGTGGTGCTGGTAATAATGCTATTAATAGAATGATTGAAGCAGAGGTACAAGGTGTTGATTTTTATGTTGCTAATACTGATGCACAAGTAGTTAATGCATCTCCAGCTGAAAATAAAATTATTTTGGGCAAAGAATTATCAAAGGGACTTGGAGCGGGAGCTAATCCCGAAATTGGTAAACAAGCCGCAATTGAAAGTGAAGCAGAGATTAAACGTGCTTTAGATGGTGCAGATATGGTTTTTATTGCTGCTGGTATGGGTGGTGGTACTGGTACTGGTGCCGCATCAATTGTTGCAAGAATTGCTAAAGAATGTGGTGCTTTAACAATTGCTATTGTTACTAAACCATTTAAATTTGAAGGACGTAATCGTAATGCTCATGCCGTAGTTGGAATTGAAAATTTAAAGAAACAAGTTGATGCAATTATTATTATTTCTAATGATAAATTATTACAAGTAATTGGTAATATTCCTCTTAAAGATTCGTTTAAAGAAGCAGATAATATTTTACGTCAAGGTGTACAGACTATTACTGACTTAATTGCTGTTCCTGCTTTAATAAATTTAGATTTTGCTGATGTTCGTACTATTATTGAAAATAAAGGTAATGCCTTATTTGGTATTGGAATGTCAAAGGGTGAACATAAAGCTAAACAAGCCGCAACAAAAGCTATTTCTTCTCCTTTACTTGATGATGTGACAATTAAGGGTGCTAAAAATGCTATTGTTAATGTTACTGGTGGAACAACAATGACATTAACTGA is part of the Spiroplasma endosymbiont of Lasioglossum villosulum genome and harbors:
- the rsmH gene encoding 16S rRNA (cytosine(1402)-N(4))-methyltransferase RsmH, yielding MNNINARHISVMLTEAIDFLNIKPDGIYVDCTLGRAGHSKVILSKLTSGKLYAFDQDQMAIDNSKIILKDFKDKYEIIKSNFANIQSELLKRNITKVDGILYDLGISSPQVDEDIRGFSYMKDAKLDMRMDQSQKLNAWDIVNNYNYEQLKTIIKNYGEEVFASSIAKNIIKTRTFQPIDTTLQLVTIIKKSLPVRVLNKHHHPAKKTFQALRIAVNNELETLKSSLKQSLKLLNSNGRIVVISFHSLEDRIVKQTFNEVLIDPQAQLYAKLPVHNNWKTKYQLIIKKPITPKPDEINKNPRARSAKLRVITYIDS
- the ftsZ gene encoding cell division protein FtsZ, whose product is MEHNNSQFKPIASIRVIGIGGAGNNAINRMIEAEVQGVDFYVANTDAQVVNASPAENKIILGKELSKGLGAGANPEIGKQAAIESEAEIKRALDGADMVFIAAGMGGGTGTGAASIVARIAKECGALTIAIVTKPFKFEGRNRNAHAVVGIENLKKQVDAIIIISNDKLLQVIGNIPLKDSFKEADNILRQGVQTITDLIAVPALINLDFADVRTIIENKGNALFGIGMSKGEHKAKQAATKAISSPLLDDVTIKGAKNAIVNVTGGTTMTLTDANIAVDLVRDAAGNDVNIIFGVAVNENLNDEMIVTVIATGFDEESANANNFVYSSKVDNHEFITNKTQYLSEEIKEQTKKKEEEQQNLVQEAAMEADDDLPSFLRRRKRV